A single window of Camelus ferus isolate YT-003-E chromosome 7, BCGSAC_Cfer_1.0, whole genome shotgun sequence DNA harbors:
- the XRCC2 gene encoding DNA repair protein XRCC2: protein MCSDFQRAESGTELLARLEGRSSLKDIEPYLFADEDSPVHGAILEFHGPEGTGKTEMLYHLTARCILPKSEGGLEVEVLFIDTDYHFDMLRLVTVLEHRLSQSSEEVIKHCLGRLSLVYCSSSTQLLLTLYSLETMFCRHPSLCLLILDSLSAFYWIDRVNGGESVNLQESVLKKCSQLLEKLVNEYRLVLFATTQSIMQKTANSAEGPSCASNRPSDAELDYRPYLCKAWQQAVKHRIFFFKHDDSKTSNQFSLVSRHLKSNNLRKHFFIIRESGVEFC from the exons cTCCTTGCCCGACTGGAAGGCAGAAGTTCCTTGAAAGACATAGAACCATATCTGTTTGCTGATGAAGATTCACCTGTGCATG GTGCTATTCTTGAATTTCATGGTCCAGAAGGAACAGGAAAAACAGAGATGCTTTATCACTTAACAGCACGATGTATACTTCCAAAATCGGAAGGTGGACTGGAAGTAGAAGTCTTATTTATTGACACGGATTACCACTTTGACATGCTTCGGCTTGTTACAGTTCTTGAGCACAGACTGTCCCAAAGTTCTGAAGAAGTGATAAAGCATTGCCTCGGGAGACTCTCTCTGGTCTACTGCAGTAGTAGCACGCAGCTGCTTCTCACGCTGTACTCGCTAGAAACCATGTTTTGTCGtcacccctccctctgccttctgatTTTGGATAGCCTGTCGGCTTTTTATTGGATAGACCGTGTCAATGGAGGAGAAAGTGTTAACTTACAGGAGTCTGTTCTGAAGAAATGTTCTCAACTCTTAGAGAAACTTGTAAATGAGTATCGATTGGTTCTTTTTGCAACAACACAAAGTATAATGCAGAAAACCGCAAACTCAGCAGAAGGTCCTTCTTGTGCCTCTAACCGTCCGAGTGATGCGGAGCTAGACTATCGGCCCTACCTCTGTAAGGCGTGGCAGCAAGCGGTGAAGCACAGGATCTTTTTCTTCAAACATGATGATTCTAAAACCAGCAACCAATTTTCTTTAGTTTCAcgtcatttaaaaagtaacaatttaagaaaacatttttttattatcaGAGAAAGTGGCGTTGAGTTTTGTTGA